A genomic region of Thunnus maccoyii chromosome 13, fThuMac1.1, whole genome shotgun sequence contains the following coding sequences:
- the LOC121910649 gene encoding RNA-binding protein 4-like isoform X2, protein MSGENVKLFVGNLPLDATHEELNKLFAPYGEINTCSLLRQYAFVTLKGEGAADRAIRHLDGKEYRGRPLVVEESRARPPNSTKVFVGNLSATCSADDLHGLFSTFGRVLDCDKVKARLCSNVGYAFVHMERKEEAMVAIEALNGTMFKGRQLAVELSKAQPLINQIVSGGNAGGGVTAGGREGLLPRPPPSLEHHQSQAAVLAAAAAAAAGLPIQVQQSVHNSFYNTTSFDPTYAALKGITSAKGADGVIYGALASQVYGAVADQVYQDMTNHNSGPNASAAVEVEPPSGPDPTTLFEAARAKFFQEGQKVLAEQQAGRKAASSDNERDRSPIRGNRAPLLPDPVPGSFAQIRPKRRALLPTPPGGPEEPAAATTTTTEGSYTEYYQQMHQYQQYQQYQQQYQYLQYAYTNPPPPPPPPPPPPATTQAQASTTAPAPPGTYAAPPTYAASGAYAPPGTYDASGSYDASSESYDASSGSYNASSGNYDASSGYDASGGYGASGAYDSSGAYAAAGNYSTSTPYEQTPAHGQPMPQRHDYPYHTPEPPYR, encoded by the exons ATGAGCGGTGAGAACGTGAAGTTGTTTGTTGGGAACCTTCCTTTAGATGCAACTCACGAAGAGCTAAACAAGCTCTTTGCGCCATATGGGGAGATCAACACTTGCTCCTTGCTCAGACAGTATGCCTTCGTTACCCTGAAGGGAGAGGGGGCAGCAGACAG GGCCATACGGCATCTTGATGGCAAAGAGTACAGAGGCAGGCCCCTTGTGGTTGAGGAGTCACGTGCACGCCCACCCAACTCCACTAAAGTGTTTGTGGGGAACCTCAGTGCAACATGTTCAGCAGATGACTTGCATGGGCTGTTCTCAACCTTCGGAAGAGTTTTAGACTGTGATAAAGTCAAAG CCAGATTATGTTCAAATGTTGGCTATGCATTTGTGCAtatggagaggaaggaggaagccATGGTAGCTATTGAGGCACTCAATGGGACCATGTTCAAGGGCCGTCAGCTGGCCGTAGAGCTCTCCAAGGCCCAACCCTTGATCAACCAGATTGTATCAGGCGGAAATGCAGGCGGTGGTGTAACAGCAG GTGGCAGAGAGGGTCTTCTTCCCCGACCACCTCCCTCACTAGAGCATCACCAGAGTCAAGCAGCTGTGctagcagcagctgcagcagctgccgCTGGACTACCGATACAA GTTCAACAAAGTGTCCATAACTCATTCTACAACACCACATCCTTTGACCCCACATATGCTGCCCTGAAGGGCATTACAAGCGCTAAAGGCGCCGATGGGGTGATATACGGTGCTCTTGCCAGCCAGGTGTATGGAGCCGTTGCTGACCAAGTGTACCAAGATATGACCAATCACAATTCTGGGCCAAATGCCTCCGCTGCTGTAGAAGTGGAGCCTCCCAGTGGGCCAGATCCAACAACGCTTTTTGAGGCAGCAAGAGCCAAGTTCTTTCAGGAGGGACAGAAG GTTCTGGCAGAGCAGCAGGCAGGGAGAAAGGCAGCATCCTCAGATAACGAGCGAGACCGCAGCCCAATCAGAGGAAACAGAGCCCCTCTTCTCCCGGACCCTGTTCCTGGTTCCTTTGCTCAGATACGACCCAAACGCCGAGCCCTGCTGCCGACACCACCTGGAGGACCTGAAGAACCTGCAGCTGCCACCACCACAACTACAGAAGG GTCTTACACAGAATACTACCAGCAAATGCATCAATACCAACAGTATCAACAGTACCAGCAACAGTACCAATACCTCCAGTATGCCTACaccaaccctcctcctcctcctccacctcctccgcCACCACCGGCCACCACCCAGGCACAGGCCTCCACCACAGCCCCCGCACCCCCAGGGACATACGCGGCACCCCCAACGTATGCCGCATCGGGAGCGTACGCACCGCCAGGAACATATGACGCTTCGGGAAGTTACGACGCCTCATCGGAGAGCTACGACGCCTCATCAGGGAGCTACAACGCTTCATCTGGAAACTACGATGCCTCGTCGGGTTATGACGCTTCAGGAGGCTACGGGGCATCGGGAGCATATGATTCATCCGGAGCTTACGCAGCAGCGGGAAACTACTCCACATCCACACCGTATGAGCAGACACCCGCACACGGGCAACCCATGCCCCAGCGCCATGATTACCCTTACCACACGCCAGAACCCCCTTATCGATAG
- the LOC121910649 gene encoding RNA-binding protein 4-like isoform X1 has protein sequence MSGENVKLFVGNLPLDATHEELNKLFAPYGEINTCSLLRQYAFVTLKGEGAADRAIRHLDGKEYRGRPLVVEESRARPPNSTKVFVGNLSATCSADDLHGLFSTFGRVLDCDKVKARLCSNVGYAFVHMERKEEAMVAIEALNGTMFKGRQLAVELSKAQPLINQIVSGGNAGGGVTAGGREGLLPRPPPSLEHHQSQAAVLAAAAAAAAGLPIQVQQSVHNSFYNTTSFDPTYAALKGITSAKGADGVIYGALASQVYGAVADQVYQDMTNHNSGPNASAAVEVEPPSGPDPTTLFEAARAKFFQEGQKVLAEQQAGRKAASSDNERDRSPIRGNRAPLLPDPVPGSFAQIRPKRRALLPTPPGGPEEPAAATTTTTEGSDPVARSYTEYYQQMHQYQQYQQYQQQYQYLQYAYTNPPPPPPPPPPPPATTQAQASTTAPAPPGTYAAPPTYAASGAYAPPGTYDASGSYDASSESYDASSGSYNASSGNYDASSGYDASGGYGASGAYDSSGAYAAAGNYSTSTPYEQTPAHGQPMPQRHDYPYHTPEPPYR, from the exons ATGAGCGGTGAGAACGTGAAGTTGTTTGTTGGGAACCTTCCTTTAGATGCAACTCACGAAGAGCTAAACAAGCTCTTTGCGCCATATGGGGAGATCAACACTTGCTCCTTGCTCAGACAGTATGCCTTCGTTACCCTGAAGGGAGAGGGGGCAGCAGACAG GGCCATACGGCATCTTGATGGCAAAGAGTACAGAGGCAGGCCCCTTGTGGTTGAGGAGTCACGTGCACGCCCACCCAACTCCACTAAAGTGTTTGTGGGGAACCTCAGTGCAACATGTTCAGCAGATGACTTGCATGGGCTGTTCTCAACCTTCGGAAGAGTTTTAGACTGTGATAAAGTCAAAG CCAGATTATGTTCAAATGTTGGCTATGCATTTGTGCAtatggagaggaaggaggaagccATGGTAGCTATTGAGGCACTCAATGGGACCATGTTCAAGGGCCGTCAGCTGGCCGTAGAGCTCTCCAAGGCCCAACCCTTGATCAACCAGATTGTATCAGGCGGAAATGCAGGCGGTGGTGTAACAGCAG GTGGCAGAGAGGGTCTTCTTCCCCGACCACCTCCCTCACTAGAGCATCACCAGAGTCAAGCAGCTGTGctagcagcagctgcagcagctgccgCTGGACTACCGATACAA GTTCAACAAAGTGTCCATAACTCATTCTACAACACCACATCCTTTGACCCCACATATGCTGCCCTGAAGGGCATTACAAGCGCTAAAGGCGCCGATGGGGTGATATACGGTGCTCTTGCCAGCCAGGTGTATGGAGCCGTTGCTGACCAAGTGTACCAAGATATGACCAATCACAATTCTGGGCCAAATGCCTCCGCTGCTGTAGAAGTGGAGCCTCCCAGTGGGCCAGATCCAACAACGCTTTTTGAGGCAGCAAGAGCCAAGTTCTTTCAGGAGGGACAGAAG GTTCTGGCAGAGCAGCAGGCAGGGAGAAAGGCAGCATCCTCAGATAACGAGCGAGACCGCAGCCCAATCAGAGGAAACAGAGCCCCTCTTCTCCCGGACCCTGTTCCTGGTTCCTTTGCTCAGATACGACCCAAACGCCGAGCCCTGCTGCCGACACCACCTGGAGGACCTGAAGAACCTGCAGCTGCCACCACCACAACTACAGAAGGGTCAGATCCTGTTGCTAG GTCTTACACAGAATACTACCAGCAAATGCATCAATACCAACAGTATCAACAGTACCAGCAACAGTACCAATACCTCCAGTATGCCTACaccaaccctcctcctcctcctccacctcctccgcCACCACCGGCCACCACCCAGGCACAGGCCTCCACCACAGCCCCCGCACCCCCAGGGACATACGCGGCACCCCCAACGTATGCCGCATCGGGAGCGTACGCACCGCCAGGAACATATGACGCTTCGGGAAGTTACGACGCCTCATCGGAGAGCTACGACGCCTCATCAGGGAGCTACAACGCTTCATCTGGAAACTACGATGCCTCGTCGGGTTATGACGCTTCAGGAGGCTACGGGGCATCGGGAGCATATGATTCATCCGGAGCTTACGCAGCAGCGGGAAACTACTCCACATCCACACCGTATGAGCAGACACCCGCACACGGGCAACCCATGCCCCAGCGCCATGATTACCCTTACCACACGCCAGAACCCCCTTATCGATAG
- the LOC121910649 gene encoding RNA-binding protein 4-like isoform X3 → MSGENVKLFVGNLPLDATHEELNKLFAPYGEINTCSLLRQYAFVTLKGEGAADRAIRHLDGKEYRGRPLVVEESRARPPNSTKVFVGNLSATCSADDLHGLFSTFGRVLDCDKVKARLCSNVGYAFVHMERKEEAMVAIEALNGTMFKGRQLAVELSKAQPLINQIVSGGNAGGGVTAGGREGLLPRPPPSLEHHQSQAAVLAAAAAAAAGLPIQVQQSVHNSFYNTTSFDPTYAALKGITSAKGADGVIYGALASQVYGAVADQVYQDMTNHNSGPNASAAVEVEPPSGPDPTTLFEAARAKFFQEGQKVLAEQQAGRKAASSDNERDRSPIRGNRAPLLPDPVPGSFAQIRPKRRALLPTPPGGPEEPAAATTTTTEGSDPVARSYTEYYQQMHQYQQYQQYQQQYQYLQYAYTNPPPPPPPPPPPPATTQAQASTTAPAPPGTYAAPPTYAASGAYAPPGTYDASGSYDASSESYDASSGSYNASSGNYDASSGYDASGGYGASGAYDSSGAYAAAGNYSTSTP, encoded by the exons ATGAGCGGTGAGAACGTGAAGTTGTTTGTTGGGAACCTTCCTTTAGATGCAACTCACGAAGAGCTAAACAAGCTCTTTGCGCCATATGGGGAGATCAACACTTGCTCCTTGCTCAGACAGTATGCCTTCGTTACCCTGAAGGGAGAGGGGGCAGCAGACAG GGCCATACGGCATCTTGATGGCAAAGAGTACAGAGGCAGGCCCCTTGTGGTTGAGGAGTCACGTGCACGCCCACCCAACTCCACTAAAGTGTTTGTGGGGAACCTCAGTGCAACATGTTCAGCAGATGACTTGCATGGGCTGTTCTCAACCTTCGGAAGAGTTTTAGACTGTGATAAAGTCAAAG CCAGATTATGTTCAAATGTTGGCTATGCATTTGTGCAtatggagaggaaggaggaagccATGGTAGCTATTGAGGCACTCAATGGGACCATGTTCAAGGGCCGTCAGCTGGCCGTAGAGCTCTCCAAGGCCCAACCCTTGATCAACCAGATTGTATCAGGCGGAAATGCAGGCGGTGGTGTAACAGCAG GTGGCAGAGAGGGTCTTCTTCCCCGACCACCTCCCTCACTAGAGCATCACCAGAGTCAAGCAGCTGTGctagcagcagctgcagcagctgccgCTGGACTACCGATACAA GTTCAACAAAGTGTCCATAACTCATTCTACAACACCACATCCTTTGACCCCACATATGCTGCCCTGAAGGGCATTACAAGCGCTAAAGGCGCCGATGGGGTGATATACGGTGCTCTTGCCAGCCAGGTGTATGGAGCCGTTGCTGACCAAGTGTACCAAGATATGACCAATCACAATTCTGGGCCAAATGCCTCCGCTGCTGTAGAAGTGGAGCCTCCCAGTGGGCCAGATCCAACAACGCTTTTTGAGGCAGCAAGAGCCAAGTTCTTTCAGGAGGGACAGAAG GTTCTGGCAGAGCAGCAGGCAGGGAGAAAGGCAGCATCCTCAGATAACGAGCGAGACCGCAGCCCAATCAGAGGAAACAGAGCCCCTCTTCTCCCGGACCCTGTTCCTGGTTCCTTTGCTCAGATACGACCCAAACGCCGAGCCCTGCTGCCGACACCACCTGGAGGACCTGAAGAACCTGCAGCTGCCACCACCACAACTACAGAAGGGTCAGATCCTGTTGCTAG GTCTTACACAGAATACTACCAGCAAATGCATCAATACCAACAGTATCAACAGTACCAGCAACAGTACCAATACCTCCAGTATGCCTACaccaaccctcctcctcctcctccacctcctccgcCACCACCGGCCACCACCCAGGCACAGGCCTCCACCACAGCCCCCGCACCCCCAGGGACATACGCGGCACCCCCAACGTATGCCGCATCGGGAGCGTACGCACCGCCAGGAACATATGACGCTTCGGGAAGTTACGACGCCTCATCGGAGAGCTACGACGCCTCATCAGGGAGCTACAACGCTTCATCTGGAAACTACGATGCCTCGTCGGGTTATGACGCTTCAGGAGGCTACGGGGCATCGGGAGCATATGATTCATCCGGAGCTTACGCAGCAGCGGGAAACTACTCCACATCCACACC CTAG